One Papaver somniferum cultivar HN1 chromosome 10, ASM357369v1, whole genome shotgun sequence genomic window carries:
- the LOC113316603 gene encoding uncharacterized protein LOC113316603, whose translation MEQIPEPHNVGDEPPPWRRSREFCVYHRFHDHTTSNCRNVGKIILRIIEQGKLDHFLAHQPNNLPPPPSGVNIYAKQKGKNTFVIEVGAKAKNLYCNSIVLSFRNIEDFHDNILSRVYARDVDGREILNLAKVSPLKYWQKPTISFNANETLGRGESHECPLVVRLGINPKPKVEDDEEDDPNNWGINRILIDPVSSVDILFYPTYKTMGGRDDELIPSTYKIYGFNGTANEPKGEVTMRILLQNIPTEIVLCVVDVESPYNSLIVRPWLHSILGVSSTFHQCIKFPLPQGVGIIRGDTIERRNCHEIDI comes from the coding sequence ATGGAACAAATcccagaaccacataatgtagggGATGAACCACCACCATGGAGGAGAAGCAGAGAATTTTGTGTATATCATCGCTTCCATGATCACACAACAAGTAATTGCAGAAATGTGGGGAAAATCATATTGCGAATAATTGAACAAGGAAAATTGGATCATTTTTTAGCACATCAACCAAATaacttaccaccaccaccatcgggaGTAAATATATATGCAAAGCAGAAAGGGAAGAATACATTTGTAATTGAAGTCGGTGCGAAAGCGAAGAACCTATATTGTAATTCAATTGTACTTTCATTCAGAAACATAGAAGACTTTCATGACAATATCTTAAGTAGGGTGTATGCGAGGGAtgttgatggaagagaaattcttAATCTTGCGAAAGTCTCACCATTGAAATACTGGCAAAAACCGACTATCTCATTTAACGCAAACGAAACACTAGGAAGAGGGGAATCACATGAATGTCCATTAGTAGTGAGATTAGGAATTAACCCGAAACCTaaagtagaagatgatgaagaagatgatccaAACAATTGGGGAATAAATAGAATATTAATAGATCCCGTAAGTTCtgttgatattttattttatcctacatacaaaaccatgggtggaagggaCGATGAGTTGATTCCGTCAACATATAAAATTTACGGCTTCAATGGAACTGCGAACGAACCCAAAGGTGAGGTGACTATGAGGATTCTTCTTCAAAATATACCGACAGAAATTGTATTATGTGTTGTGGATGTTGAATCGCCATATAATTCTCTAATAGTAAGACCATGGTTACATAGTATCTTGGGAGTGTCCTCAACATTTCATCAGTGCATAAAGTTTCCTTTACCCCAGGGTGTTGGTattataagaggagatacaaTTGAAAGAAGAAATTGTCATGAAATTGACATATAA